In one window of Burkholderia cenocepacia DNA:
- a CDS encoding type II toxin-antitoxin system RelE/ParE family toxin: MSASVRRVFKTKWFHKAAGKAGIADGELCRAVRELARGQGVDLGGNVWKKRLDGNRQRGIVLAKVGHTWVFVFLFAKCDRDNIDACELRVFRKLAADVGRHTDSDIATLVALKELVEICNG; encoded by the coding sequence ATGTCTGCTTCCGTACGACGCGTCTTCAAGACGAAGTGGTTTCACAAGGCAGCCGGGAAAGCGGGAATCGCCGATGGCGAACTCTGCCGCGCGGTGCGGGAACTGGCCCGCGGCCAGGGCGTCGATCTCGGCGGCAACGTGTGGAAAAAGCGCCTCGACGGCAATCGGCAGCGCGGGATCGTGCTGGCCAAGGTCGGGCACACGTGGGTGTTCGTGTTCCTGTTCGCGAAATGCGACCGCGACAACATCGACGCATGCGAACTGCGCGTGTTCAGAAAGCTCGCCGCGGACGTGGGTCGACACACCGACAGCGACATCGCGACGCTGGTCGCACTGAAAGAGCTTGTGGAGATTTGCAATGGCTAA
- a CDS encoding helix-turn-helix domain-containing protein encodes MAKSRFKSDATEAIHSAASGLYRAQLIDKKTMREYDDLCIEAAPQFDPEAIARIRKSVNVSQSVFALYLNTTTSTIRQWEQGDKRPSGIAARMLQIVEKHGLEVFS; translated from the coding sequence ATGGCTAAGAGTCGATTCAAGAGCGATGCGACGGAGGCGATCCACAGCGCCGCGTCCGGCCTGTATCGTGCGCAACTGATCGACAAGAAGACGATGCGGGAATACGACGATCTCTGCATCGAAGCCGCGCCGCAGTTCGATCCGGAAGCGATCGCCCGCATCCGCAAGTCGGTCAACGTCAGCCAGAGCGTGTTCGCACTCTACCTGAACACGACGACGTCGACGATCCGCCAATGGGAACAGGGCGACAAGCGGCCGAGCGGCATCGCCGCGCGCATGCTCCAGATCGTCGAGAAACACGGGCTCGAGGTGTTCTCCTGA
- a CDS encoding FTR1 family protein, which translates to MLSTALIVFREVLEAALVVSIVMAATKGVPRRGWWVGGGLVGGVVGAGLIAAFADVISQWASGMGQEVFNAGVMFVATLMLAWHCIWMSRHGREMALHMGEVGRAVAAGSRPLTGLAIVVGVAVLREGSEAVLFLYGIAAGDPGQTPQMIVGGLLGVLGGAGLGYAMYAGLLQIPLKRLFSVTNGLIVLLAAGMASQCVGFLLAAGLVPSWGDAVWDTSWLLKESSIVGKALHTLIGYTARPAGIQIAAYVVTLVAIVVLTRLVGRPQQTVRPPHAAA; encoded by the coding sequence ATGCTGTCTACCGCCCTGATCGTCTTTCGTGAAGTGCTCGAGGCCGCGCTGGTGGTCTCGATCGTGATGGCCGCCACGAAGGGCGTGCCGCGGCGCGGCTGGTGGGTGGGCGGCGGGCTGGTCGGCGGCGTGGTCGGCGCCGGCCTGATCGCGGCGTTCGCCGACGTGATCTCGCAATGGGCTTCGGGCATGGGCCAGGAAGTCTTCAACGCGGGCGTGATGTTCGTCGCGACGCTGATGCTCGCGTGGCATTGCATCTGGATGAGCCGGCACGGCCGCGAAATGGCACTGCACATGGGCGAGGTCGGCCGGGCGGTCGCCGCCGGCAGCCGGCCGCTGACCGGGCTCGCGATCGTGGTCGGCGTCGCGGTATTGCGCGAGGGCTCCGAGGCCGTGCTGTTCCTGTACGGGATCGCGGCGGGCGATCCGGGCCAGACGCCGCAGATGATCGTCGGCGGGCTGCTCGGCGTGCTCGGCGGTGCGGGGCTCGGCTACGCGATGTACGCGGGCCTGCTGCAGATTCCGTTGAAGCGCCTGTTCTCCGTCACCAACGGGCTGATCGTGCTGCTCGCCGCGGGCATGGCGAGCCAGTGCGTCGGCTTCCTGCTGGCGGCCGGCCTCGTGCCGTCGTGGGGCGATGCGGTCTGGGACACGTCGTGGCTGCTCAAGGAATCGAGCATCGTCGGCAAGGCGCTGCATACGCTGATCGGCTATACCGCGCGGCCGGCGGGCATCCAGATCGCCGCGTACGTCGTGACGCTGGTCGCGATCGTCGTGCTGACACGGCTCGTCGGCCGGCCGCAGCAGACGGTGAGGCCGCCGCACGCCGCTGCGTGA